One stretch of Gemmatimonadota bacterium DNA includes these proteins:
- a CDS encoding alpha/beta hydrolase yields MTVPPAIWEIPEPLSTDSVKVDDDTVIVLRRHGNPAGPRLVLSHGNGLAIDLYYPFWSLLAAGFDLVVYDLRNHGWNEVGALENHRFDAFSRDHDSIFEVIERLYGVKPTVGVFHSISALAAMHLPSRGSHYSAMVLFTPPLCNTGPRYREFEQRAVRTGNMLSVREPWFRAREELAELHTNLHYFQHAVPGVFDLVARTTLRESGTGQGYELRCPREYEAQIWYEASQPAVSVDFASLRCPTRIIGSDPALDPNRPYFDYSAAPDVDYEFVPGTTHFLQLEKPEECATVMLDFLNRQGIVESP; encoded by the coding sequence CACTGACAGCGTCAAGGTGGACGACGACACCGTCATCGTCCTGAGACGCCACGGGAACCCGGCGGGCCCCCGGCTTGTCCTGAGTCACGGAAATGGCCTCGCCATCGACCTTTACTACCCGTTCTGGTCGCTGCTGGCCGCCGGTTTCGACCTGGTGGTCTATGATCTCAGGAACCACGGATGGAACGAAGTCGGAGCCCTGGAGAACCACCGTTTCGATGCTTTTTCCCGCGACCACGACAGCATCTTCGAAGTGATCGAAAGGCTCTACGGCGTGAAACCAACGGTGGGCGTCTTCCACTCCATTTCTGCCCTGGCCGCCATGCACCTGCCATCGAGAGGCAGCCACTACTCCGCGATGGTGCTGTTCACGCCGCCTCTGTGCAACACGGGCCCGAGATACAGGGAGTTCGAGCAGCGGGCGGTGCGAACGGGAAACATGCTCAGCGTGAGGGAGCCGTGGTTCCGGGCCCGGGAAGAACTCGCCGAATTACATACCAACCTGCATTACTTCCAGCATGCTGTGCCGGGCGTCTTCGATCTCGTTGCCAGGACGACCCTCAGGGAGTCCGGGACGGGACAGGGTTACGAGCTCCGATGCCCGCGCGAGTACGAAGCGCAGATCTGGTATGAAGCCTCGCAACCCGCGGTGTCTGTGGACTTCGCCTCCCTGCGGTGTCCCACCCGGATCATCGGATCAGATCCCGCACTGGATCCGAACCGTCCGTATTTTGACTACAGCGCCGCCCCAGACGTCGACTACGAGTTCGTGCCCGGAACGACACACTTTCTTCAGCTCGAGAAACCGGAGGAGTGCGCGACGGTGATGCTGGACTTCCTGAACCGGCAGGGCATTGTCGAGAGCCCGTGA
- a CDS encoding phage holin family protein — protein MLLKMILTILAILLVTNVYPGIQVDSVTTAIIAAVVLALINTIVRPVVVVLTLPISMLTLGLFLLVINAAMLYLAAWLVNGFDVGGYWDALIASFIISVVVALLNGLIKSKS, from the coding sequence ATGCTGCTGAAAATGATCCTGACGATCCTGGCCATCCTTCTCGTGACCAACGTGTACCCCGGTATCCAGGTCGATTCGGTGACCACCGCGATCATCGCGGCCGTCGTCCTGGCCCTCATCAATACGATCGTGCGGCCTGTCGTCGTCGTCCTGACCCTGCCCATCAGCATGCTCACGCTGGGTCTCTTCCTCCTCGTCATCAACGCGGCCATGCTGTACCTGGCCGCCTGGCTCGTCAACGGGTTCGACGTGGGCGGCTACTGGGACGCCCTGATCGCGTCCTTCATCATTTCGGTCGTCGTGGCCCTGCTGAACGGGCTGATCAAGAGCAAGAGCTGA
- the dut gene encoding dUTP diphosphatase — MSTPVVIPIASTRPDRVHPAPRRMTPGSAGLDLYACVDEPVEIAPKQLELIGTGYAIALPPGYEGQVRPRSGLALNHKIGVLNSPGTIDSDYRGEIKVILFNFGDQPYSVSDRERIAQLVIATVPFVVFEEVDRLDETGRGAGGYGHTGR; from the coding sequence ATGAGCACGCCCGTCGTCATACCCATCGCCTCGACCCGGCCCGACAGAGTGCATCCGGCGCCGCGAAGGATGACCCCCGGATCGGCGGGACTCGACCTGTACGCCTGTGTCGACGAGCCGGTGGAGATCGCGCCTAAACAGCTCGAACTGATCGGCACGGGTTACGCCATCGCGCTGCCCCCGGGATACGAAGGGCAGGTACGCCCCCGGAGCGGCCTGGCGCTCAACCACAAGATCGGGGTGCTGAACAGCCCGGGCACGATCGACTCGGACTACCGTGGAGAGATCAAGGTGATACTCTTCAATTTCGGCGATCAGCCGTACAGCGTAAGCGACCGGGAGCGAATCGCCCAGCTCGTCATCGCCACCGTACCCTTCGTCGTCTTCGAAGAGGTCGACCGCCTCGATGAAACCGGGCGCGGCGCCGGTGGATACGGCCACACGGGAAGATAA
- a CDS encoding pitrilysin family protein: MPESTDRFRKTVLPNGIRVVTEHMPHVRSVTMGVWVWSGTRFEPAEKPGIAHFLEHAVFKGTEKRNAYQIAQSIESLGGYLNAFTGRELNCYFARVMDSHLPVAVDVIGDLLQSSKFDPHEIEKEKTVVIEEIHGLEDHPEDLVSELYANLIWQPHPLSRPILGNAPSVSSFTRNHLVAYLAARYRNDCTYVIAAGSVDHEALVDLVREQYDFPGESHQAESYDDADVDTAVDTSVDTAVDTGVDTGVDTAVLLDSERHKQRHRKRLEKRVLSKDIAQVHLCLGGVALPYGHPSKYALFLLNALLGGGMTSRLFQKIREEAGLAYSIYSDLDFYRDTGQICISAGVDPKDAQRAVDLVRQECRVLCEQPVPEEELRDTRSQLTGSLYLSLEESGSVMNRLARAEIYENTHASVDETVRKLEEVTTADIAELAGTVFTAENTYLTAVGPLSEDDIAL; this comes from the coding sequence TTGCCAGAATCCACCGACCGTTTCAGAAAAACCGTGCTTCCCAACGGCATCCGGGTCGTTACGGAGCACATGCCACACGTCCGTTCCGTGACGATGGGCGTCTGGGTGTGGTCCGGCACGCGGTTCGAACCCGCCGAGAAGCCCGGCATCGCCCACTTTCTCGAACACGCGGTGTTCAAGGGCACCGAGAAGCGCAACGCGTACCAGATCGCCCAGAGCATCGAAAGCCTCGGCGGCTACCTCAACGCCTTTACCGGCCGGGAACTCAACTGCTACTTCGCCCGGGTGATGGACAGCCACCTGCCCGTCGCCGTGGACGTGATCGGCGACTTGCTGCAGTCCTCGAAGTTCGACCCCCATGAAATCGAGAAGGAAAAGACGGTGGTCATCGAGGAGATACACGGCCTCGAAGACCACCCGGAAGACCTGGTCAGCGAGCTTTACGCCAACCTGATCTGGCAGCCCCATCCCCTGAGCCGGCCGATCCTGGGCAATGCGCCTTCCGTTTCGTCCTTTACGCGGAACCATCTCGTCGCGTACCTTGCAGCGCGTTACCGGAACGACTGCACGTACGTCATCGCGGCGGGCAGCGTGGACCACGAGGCCCTGGTCGATCTCGTGCGGGAACAGTATGATTTCCCCGGGGAAAGTCACCAGGCGGAATCGTATGACGACGCGGATGTCGACACGGCCGTCGACACGAGCGTCGATACGGCCGTCGACACGGGCGTCGACACGGGCGTCGACACGGCCGTCCTGCTCGATTCGGAGCGGCATAAGCAGCGGCACAGGAAGCGGCTTGAGAAGCGGGTGCTGAGCAAGGACATCGCCCAGGTACATCTCTGCCTGGGGGGCGTCGCCCTGCCCTACGGCCATCCGTCGAAATACGCCCTGTTCCTGTTGAACGCCCTGTTGGGCGGCGGGATGACCTCGCGGCTGTTTCAGAAGATCCGAGAGGAGGCCGGTCTGGCCTACTCCATCTATTCGGACCTGGATTTCTATCGGGATACGGGCCAGATCTGCATCAGTGCCGGCGTGGATCCGAAGGACGCGCAGCGTGCGGTTGACCTGGTCCGGCAGGAGTGCCGGGTGTTGTGCGAGCAACCCGTCCCGGAGGAGGAGCTCCGCGATACGCGGTCTCAGCTGACCGGCAGCCTGTACCTGTCGCTGGAGGAGTCCGGAAGCGTGATGAACCGGCTCGCAAGGGCGGAGATCTACGAAAACACCCATGCGAGCGTGGACGAGACCGTCCGGAAGCTGGAAGAAGTGACCACGGCCGATATCGCCGAACTGGCCGGTACGGTCTTCACGGCGGAAAACACGTACCTGACGGCCGTGGGTCCCCTGTCGGAAGACGATATCGCCCTGTGA
- the pnp gene encoding polyribonucleotide nucleotidyltransferase, with the protein MAHRVELELAGRTLSLETGKVAKQADSSVWVQYGESVILANVVSESKYVEGRDYLPLMVDYRERMYAAGRIPGARLRREGPPSEKEILSGRQVDHAIRPLFPKDYFYETQVSIIVLSTDMENDHDILGVIGAAAALHISDIPVKAPLAAIRMGRVEGEFVVNPTYSDLEDSDLDFVVTGTPDHIMSLEGSAHEISEDDLTDAILLCHENIKAVIEKIEELRQMVGAPERRSYDSPKTDAELADKVREIALPLVQEGNRTREKKARGDCFGRAADLAVEQLAEAYPDSENIIRDLVRDVQSADMHDMIKNEGVRVDGRGMDDIRPIWSEVGVLPRTHGSALFTRGETQSLTVTTLGSKMDEMKQDDLEGDSLKSFMLHYNFPPYSVGEVRMARGPRPRDIGHGSLAEHAIAPVIPSEDAFPYTIRIVSEILESNSSSSMATVCGATLSLMDAGVPIKSPVAGVNIGLIPDDPKPQYLTDIQGVEDHLGGMDFKVAGTREGITSVQLDVKVMAVDEEILRESFARAKKARVFILDKMAETIAETRTQLSDYAPRILTVQVKQDQIGSVIGPGGKVVRGIQEETGAQINIENDGTITIAAVDAAAGEKAKQIIESMTEEPEIGKVYQGTVKRIVDFGAFVEILPGKDGLVHISEWENHRTNSMQDVTNEGDEVTVKIINIDNQGKVKLSRKQVLSAN; encoded by the coding sequence ATGGCTCATCGTGTAGAACTTGAACTGGCTGGCAGGACGCTGTCCCTCGAAACCGGTAAGGTCGCCAAGCAGGCGGATTCATCCGTATGGGTGCAGTATGGCGAGAGTGTGATTCTGGCCAATGTCGTTTCAGAAAGCAAGTACGTGGAAGGGCGCGACTACCTTCCGCTGATGGTGGATTACCGCGAGCGGATGTACGCGGCGGGACGCATTCCCGGCGCTCGGCTTCGCAGGGAAGGACCTCCTTCGGAGAAAGAGATCCTGAGCGGGCGGCAGGTCGATCACGCCATCCGTCCTCTTTTCCCCAAAGACTATTTCTATGAGACGCAGGTTTCCATCATCGTGCTGTCGACGGACATGGAAAACGACCACGACATCCTGGGCGTCATCGGCGCCGCCGCGGCCCTGCATATCTCGGACATTCCCGTCAAGGCGCCGCTTGCCGCCATCCGCATGGGACGGGTCGAAGGCGAATTCGTCGTCAACCCGACCTACAGCGACCTGGAGGACAGCGACCTGGATTTCGTGGTGACCGGCACGCCGGATCACATCATGTCGCTGGAAGGAAGCGCCCACGAGATCTCGGAAGACGACCTGACCGATGCGATCCTGCTCTGCCATGAGAACATCAAGGCGGTCATCGAGAAGATCGAGGAACTCCGCCAGATGGTCGGCGCGCCGGAGCGGCGGTCCTACGATTCGCCCAAGACGGATGCCGAACTCGCCGACAAGGTGCGTGAGATCGCCCTTCCCCTCGTGCAAGAGGGCAACCGGACCCGGGAGAAGAAGGCGCGCGGAGACTGTTTCGGCCGCGCGGCCGACCTGGCCGTCGAGCAGCTGGCGGAAGCCTATCCGGACAGCGAGAACATCATTCGCGACCTGGTGAGGGACGTGCAAAGCGCCGACATGCATGACATGATCAAGAACGAAGGCGTGCGCGTCGACGGCCGGGGCATGGACGATATCCGGCCGATCTGGTCGGAAGTCGGCGTGCTGCCGAGGACTCACGGATCGGCGCTCTTCACCCGGGGCGAAACGCAAAGCCTGACCGTGACGACCCTGGGATCCAAGATGGACGAGATGAAGCAGGACGATCTCGAAGGCGATTCGCTGAAGTCCTTCATGCTGCACTACAACTTCCCGCCGTACAGCGTCGGGGAAGTGCGCATGGCCCGGGGACCCCGGCCGCGCGACATCGGCCACGGCTCGCTGGCGGAACACGCCATCGCGCCCGTGATCCCGTCGGAGGACGCGTTCCCCTACACCATCCGCATCGTCTCCGAGATCCTGGAATCCAACAGTTCGTCGTCCATGGCCACCGTCTGCGGCGCGACCCTGTCCCTGATGGACGCGGGCGTGCCCATCAAGAGCCCCGTCGCCGGGGTGAACATCGGCCTGATCCCGGACGATCCCAAGCCCCAGTACCTGACCGACATCCAGGGCGTGGAGGACCACCTGGGCGGAATGGACTTCAAGGTGGCCGGTACGCGCGAGGGCATTACTTCCGTGCAGCTCGACGTCAAGGTCATGGCCGTCGACGAGGAGATTCTCCGCGAGTCCTTCGCCCGGGCGAAGAAGGCGCGGGTGTTCATCCTGGACAAGATGGCCGAGACCATCGCCGAGACGCGGACGCAATTGTCCGATTACGCCCCACGCATTCTGACCGTACAGGTCAAGCAGGACCAGATCGGTTCCGTGATCGGTCCGGGCGGCAAGGTGGTGCGCGGCATCCAGGAGGAGACGGGCGCCCAGATCAACATCGAGAACGACGGGACGATCACGATCGCCGCCGTGGACGCGGCCGCCGGCGAGAAGGCCAAGCAGATCATCGAGAGCATGACGGAAGAGCCCGAGATCGGCAAGGTCTACCAGGGTACCGTGAAGCGGATCGTCGATTTCGGCGCCTTTGTGGAGATCCTTCCGGGCAAGGACGGGTTGGTGCACATTTCCGAATGGGAAAACCACCGGACGAATTCCATGCAGGATGTGACCAACGAAGGCGACGAGGTGACTGTGAAGATCATCAATATCGACAATCAGGGCAAAGTCAAGCTGAGCCGGAAGCAGGTGCTCTCCGCGAACTGA
- the rpsO gene encoding 30S ribosomal protein S15: MSIEKEQKEQILADHGRHEKDTGSPEAQIALMTARITELTEHFKVHKKDHHSLRGLLKIVGRRRRLLSYLRKNDLERYRKLIKELGIRG, translated from the coding sequence GTGAGCATTGAGAAAGAACAGAAAGAGCAGATCCTTGCCGATCACGGTCGTCACGAGAAGGATACGGGATCGCCCGAGGCGCAGATCGCCCTCATGACCGCCCGGATCACCGAGCTGACGGAGCATTTCAAGGTCCACAAGAAAGACCACCATTCGTTGCGTGGCCTGCTCAAGATCGTTGGACGCCGGCGCCGGCTGCTTTCCTACCTGCGGAAGAATGACCTGGAACGGTACCGGAAACTGATCAAGGAACTGGGTATCCGCGGATAG
- a CDS encoding bifunctional riboflavin kinase/FAD synthetase, translated as MTVLRSVEDAAIRYTRAVIAVGNFDGVHLGHGAIIERAIDRSKALRTPCVVVTFDPHPQLVVGRKPSLPILTPTVRKLELLSQFEIDAVLVIPFTDAFARIEAESFVKGTYVDTLDIQEIVVGYSHNFGRHGRGDRLLLDRLSARYGFAVHVVQPVQVEGSPLNSSQIRAVLSAGEIHDAERLLGHPYGITGTVVRGDGRGSALRFPTANLEPHDPDVLIPKRGVYAVRVGLDERVLNGVMNIGVRPTFGQEIEHCEVHILDFEGDLYNQSIRVEFVERIRDEKRFETVEALKDQISKDVYTTYNMLKA; from the coding sequence ATGACGGTCCTTCGCTCCGTTGAGGATGCCGCAATCCGCTACACCCGGGCCGTGATCGCCGTCGGCAACTTCGACGGGGTCCACCTGGGGCACGGCGCGATCATCGAGCGGGCGATAGACCGGTCGAAGGCCCTGCGCACCCCGTGCGTGGTCGTTACCTTCGATCCGCATCCGCAACTGGTCGTCGGCAGAAAACCATCCTTGCCGATACTGACGCCGACGGTCCGGAAACTGGAACTGCTGTCGCAATTCGAAATCGATGCCGTGCTTGTTATCCCCTTCACGGACGCGTTTGCCCGGATCGAGGCGGAATCCTTCGTTAAAGGGACTTATGTAGACACACTGGATATACAGGAGATCGTCGTAGGCTACAGCCACAATTTCGGAAGACACGGACGGGGAGATCGGTTGCTGCTGGACAGGCTGAGCGCGCGCTACGGTTTCGCGGTCCACGTCGTGCAACCGGTTCAGGTGGAAGGAAGCCCGTTAAACAGCAGCCAGATCCGAGCCGTCCTGTCCGCGGGAGAAATCCACGACGCCGAACGTCTGCTCGGTCACCCCTACGGGATCACCGGCACCGTGGTCCGCGGGGACGGGCGGGGGAGCGCGCTGCGGTTTCCCACCGCGAACCTGGAACCGCACGATCCCGACGTCCTGATCCCCAAGCGGGGGGTATATGCGGTTCGCGTCGGTCTGGACGAAAGGGTGCTCAACGGCGTGATGAACATCGGCGTCCGGCCCACGTTCGGACAGGAGATCGAACACTGCGAGGTGCACATCCTGGATTTCGAAGGGGACCTTTACAACCAGTCCATCCGGGTAGAATTCGTCGAGCGTATCCGGGACGAGAAGAGGTTCGAGACCGTCGAAGCGCTCAAAGACCAGATTTCAAAGGACGTGTATACGACGTACAACATGTTGAAAGCGTGA
- the rbfA gene encoding 30S ribosome-binding factor RbfA, with translation MAHRRTARVADLVKQEVSQIIQHEMKDPRIGFVTVTSVDVSVDLRHARVYFSVLGTQEDQKASLEGLERAKGYIRTQLGRRIKLRHIPELLFRYDESFDYAQRISNVMRSIETTDNESGRPADQVPADRVPADQGDDEG, from the coding sequence ATGGCACACCGTCGAACGGCGCGGGTGGCTGACCTGGTCAAGCAGGAAGTCAGCCAGATCATTCAGCACGAGATGAAGGATCCCCGTATCGGATTCGTGACGGTGACCTCCGTGGACGTATCGGTCGACCTGAGGCACGCGAGGGTCTATTTCAGCGTGCTCGGTACGCAGGAGGATCAGAAAGCGAGTCTGGAAGGACTCGAACGGGCGAAGGGGTACATCCGGACGCAGCTCGGCCGGAGGATCAAGCTGAGGCACATCCCGGAACTGCTCTTTCGGTACGACGAGTCGTTCGACTACGCACAGCGTATTTCAAATGTCATGAGGAGCATAGAAACCACGGACAACGAATCCGGGCGCCCGGCTGATCAGGTGCCGGCGGACCGGGTCCCGGCGGACCAGGGGGACGACGAAGGCTGA
- a CDS encoding DUF503 domain-containing protein — translation MIVGLCRIDLFLPESRSLKAKRQVIKGLKDRIRNRFNVSVAEVEHQSLWQRATLGLAMVSEEKSYVDRTLQQVLNLVQAEPRLLVLDHAFEWY, via the coding sequence ATGATCGTAGGGCTGTGCCGAATCGACCTGTTTCTGCCCGAAAGCCGCTCGCTGAAGGCCAAGAGGCAGGTGATCAAGGGGCTGAAGGACCGGATCCGAAATCGATTCAACGTGTCGGTGGCCGAGGTTGAGCACCAGTCGCTCTGGCAGCGGGCAACCCTTGGACTCGCGATGGTTTCCGAAGAGAAGAGTTACGTCGACCGGACGCTGCAGCAGGTGCTGAATCTTGTCCAGGCGGAACCCCGGCTGCTGGTACTGGATCACGCCTTCGAGTGGTACTAG
- the infB gene encoding translation initiation factor IF-2: MASKRIYEVAKQYNISSNALVQMLRDLNHTVKSHMSVMDEKMVLDVNMRFEQEKLAARKEQDRKKKMAASDTTAKPKTVKEGPSRARPKAEAGKPARKDGAPATQAVKGDGDVRGRRRRSKKKKKAKVDQKEVEASVRRTIAQMDSTRTRRRRRRGDREDDEAGDEAASVIRVPEFISAGELAEHLSVSPTEIVSKCLQLGLMITINQRLDMDTLMTVASEFGFEIEEQSEYGLEYIEDEEEEDEGVLVSRPPVVTIMGHVDHGKTSLLDYIRKSNVIAGEAGGITQHIGAYEVDLESGQITFLDTPGHEAFSAMRARGTQVTDIVILVVAADEEVMPQTIEAIDHAKAAEVPIIIALNKMDLETARPDRIKEQLSQRGLLVEDWGGDVIACEVSALTGAGVDHILEMVLLQSEMLDLKANPDRRAQGVVVEAELDRGRGTLATVLIQQGTLRVGDAFVAGQFSGRVRALLNERGTRIAEAGPSVPVQIMGFSGMPQVGDSFAVVESEPLAREIGNRRRLMRREHEFRQAKPITLEDIYDQIKEGEIQELPVIVKGDVGGSVEALSDSLLRLENDEVKIRIIHTGIGAINESDVLLATASNAIIIGFHVRPNAQARALAEREKVDIRLYDIIYRVIQDVTDALEGMLKPDIEEQVVGVVEVREIFRAPRVGTIAGCYVQSGNVTRNANIRLIRDGIVVYESTVGSLRRFKEDVREVQSGFECGLTVDGFQDIKQDDTIEVYETREVARQLQTR; this comes from the coding sequence ATGGCGTCAAAGAGAATCTATGAAGTAGCCAAGCAGTACAACATATCGAGCAACGCGCTCGTCCAGATGCTTCGTGATCTGAACCACACGGTCAAGAGTCATATGAGCGTCATGGACGAGAAGATGGTCCTCGACGTCAACATGCGGTTCGAGCAGGAAAAACTGGCAGCCCGGAAGGAACAGGACCGCAAGAAGAAGATGGCCGCGTCGGACACGACCGCAAAGCCGAAGACCGTGAAGGAGGGCCCGAGCAGGGCCCGGCCGAAGGCGGAAGCGGGAAAGCCGGCCAGGAAGGACGGAGCCCCCGCCACCCAGGCGGTAAAGGGTGATGGGGACGTACGCGGTCGCCGTCGCCGATCCAAGAAGAAGAAAAAGGCGAAGGTCGACCAGAAGGAAGTGGAAGCCAGCGTGCGCCGGACCATCGCGCAGATGGACAGCACGCGCACGCGGCGCCGTCGGCGCCGGGGCGACCGGGAGGACGACGAAGCGGGCGACGAGGCCGCGAGCGTCATACGGGTACCCGAGTTCATTTCGGCCGGCGAGCTGGCCGAGCACCTTTCCGTCTCTCCGACGGAAATCGTCTCGAAATGCCTGCAACTCGGACTCATGATCACGATCAACCAGCGGCTGGACATGGATACCCTCATGACCGTCGCGTCCGAGTTTGGTTTCGAAATCGAGGAGCAGTCCGAGTACGGCCTCGAGTATATAGAAGACGAAGAAGAAGAGGACGAAGGCGTCCTCGTGTCCCGTCCTCCGGTCGTCACCATCATGGGACATGTGGACCACGGCAAGACCTCCCTCCTCGACTACATCCGCAAGAGCAACGTGATCGCCGGCGAGGCCGGGGGCATCACGCAACATATCGGCGCCTACGAAGTCGACCTGGAAAGCGGGCAGATCACTTTCCTGGATACACCGGGTCACGAGGCCTTCTCTGCCATGCGCGCCCGGGGTACGCAGGTGACCGACATCGTCATCCTCGTAGTGGCGGCGGACGAGGAAGTCATGCCGCAGACCATCGAGGCCATCGACCACGCCAAGGCCGCCGAAGTCCCCATCATCATCGCGCTGAACAAGATGGATCTCGAAACGGCCCGACCGGACCGCATCAAGGAACAACTGAGCCAGCGCGGTCTTCTCGTCGAAGACTGGGGCGGCGACGTCATCGCCTGCGAAGTGTCGGCCCTGACCGGAGCGGGCGTGGACCACATCCTGGAAATGGTGCTGCTGCAATCGGAAATGCTGGATTTGAAAGCGAACCCCGACAGGCGGGCGCAGGGCGTGGTCGTGGAGGCGGAACTGGACCGTGGCCGCGGAACGCTAGCCACCGTCCTGATCCAGCAGGGCACGCTGCGCGTCGGCGACGCTTTCGTGGCCGGCCAGTTCAGCGGCCGGGTCAGGGCGCTGCTCAACGAAAGAGGCACGCGGATCGCGGAAGCGGGCCCGTCGGTACCCGTTCAGATCATGGGATTCTCCGGCATGCCCCAGGTCGGCGACTCCTTCGCCGTCGTGGAATCGGAACCGCTGGCGAGAGAGATCGGCAACCGGCGCCGGCTGATGCGCAGGGAGCACGAATTCCGCCAGGCAAAGCCCATCACCCTGGAAGACATATACGACCAGATCAAGGAAGGCGAGATCCAGGAACTGCCCGTCATTGTCAAGGGCGACGTGGGCGGTTCCGTGGAAGCGTTGAGCGATTCGCTGCTGCGCCTTGAGAACGACGAGGTCAAGATACGGATCATCCACACGGGCATCGGGGCCATCAACGAATCCGACGTCCTGCTCGCCACGGCGTCCAACGCCATCATCATCGGATTTCACGTACGGCCCAACGCCCAGGCGCGGGCGCTGGCCGAGCGGGAGAAAGTCGACATACGCCTGTACGATATCATATATCGCGTCATTCAGGACGTCACGGACGCCCTGGAAGGCATGCTGAAACCGGATATCGAAGAACAGGTCGTGGGCGTAGTGGAAGTGAGAGAGATATTCAGGGCGCCGCGCGTCGGAACGATCGCGGGCTGCTACGTCCAGTCCGGCAACGTGACCCGTAACGCCAACATCCGGCTCATACGCGACGGAATCGTCGTCTACGAGAGCACAGTCGGATCGCTGCGCCGGTTCAAGGAGGACGTCCGCGAGGTACAGTCCGGGTTCGAGTGCGGCCTGACCGTCGACGGGTTCCAGGACATAAAGCAGGACGATACCATCGAGGTCTACGAGACCCGGGAAGTCGCCCGGCAACTGCAGACGCGTTGA
- a CDS encoding ribosomal L7Ae/L30e/S12e/Gadd45 family protein produces the protein MQRIDQPSVTGLLGLGVRAGQVRGGAEAVKKSIHGGKSRLVILAGDASEGTKRSFRRLAGSRGVPVLECHTRLELGACLDRAPMAVLSVSDRHLASGMLKKVSPEGNE, from the coding sequence ATGCAGCGAATCGATCAACCCTCCGTGACCGGACTCCTGGGCCTCGGCGTACGCGCCGGCCAGGTAAGGGGCGGCGCGGAAGCCGTCAAGAAGTCCATACACGGCGGGAAATCCCGCCTGGTCATCCTGGCCGGGGATGCCTCCGAGGGGACGAAGCGATCATTCAGAAGACTGGCCGGTTCCCGGGGCGTACCCGTACTCGAATGCCATACCCGATTGGAACTGGGCGCGTGCCTGGACCGGGCGCCCATGGCGGTGCTGTCCGTTTCGGACCGGCACCTGGCGAGCGGAATGCTGAAGAAAGTGTCTCCGGAAGGAAACGAATAG